TTACCACAATCGGCTGGCATTGGATGGCTTTCGGCCGCTGGGGTGTAGTGCTGTTTGGATCAGGCTTTTCGGAGGAATCGTACATCCAGGCCACCTGCAAATTTTTAACATTATCGAGGTTTATCTGGTTTAAGGGCGAGTAGCGGTTGCCGGCTTTATTGCCACCGTACACCGCGTAATCTAAATTTTTAACTTGGGAGAGGTCCGTGCTTTTCTCGCGGTTCGGATTTAAACAACTACCTAAAACCAACAAGCCTACCGCTAGCGGCTTAAATTTGTACTTCATGTACTGGGTTAATTTGTATCGGAATGGAAAAAATTTAAAAATTAAAAATAAGGGTTAATCTATTCGGGAGAAAACGTCCGCTGAAAAAGTATCAGAAATAGATAAAATAGTACCGGAATTGGATGTTAGATATTAGATGTTAGATATCAGATTTTCGGGGGGTTGATAAAAGGGCATCAGTATATGATTCCAACACCCACACACGACGAAATAGGTGAAGTTGATGATATTGGTTATTCGATTTCCGGATTTTAAAATTTTTAAAATTTTGTGTACCAGAGCCAGCTAACTGGTCGTACCTTTAAGGTAGTTGCCTTAAACAAAAACCTACTCTAACTATTTAGCCTATGCCAGCAGACGAAATTGTAACGAAAAAGAAGTTGGTTTATCCTATTTCCAAGCGGCTCCGAAAATACCTGCGAACCTACGACCGCGAAGCGAAATTACCCGTGCGCTACGAAGATTTACTGCACAACAGCGAATCGTTTCCGTATTACGACAAGTCCGGGAAAGACACGCTCTGGGAAACTGTTTTGTACGAGCAAAGCCGCCAGCAGGAACTCAGCGAGGGTCTCACTATGAACTACGCTTTACTTAAAACGGCTGGTGATATTTCGGTAATGGAGCACTTGCGCGTGTCGCGTATTGATTATTGCACCTTTGGCAATACCAACCCGTTCCGGGTACAAATTAAAAATCAGCTAAACGATAACTACGACTATTTTTACGTGAAACGGGCCGATGCCTCGCGGGTTTATGGCCTGGAACTGGAGCATATTTTATCACCAAGTCGCATTAACTACCGCGTAGATGGCGAAACAATCATTGAAGAGCACATTGCCGGTATTCCCGGCGACGTATTTATAAAAGAACACCTGGACCGGCCCAACACCAACAAAGTTCGCATAGCCAAGGAGTTTGTAAAGTTTAACGAACGCTGCTTTATCAGGCTGCTCGGCGACATGCGTTCTTATAATTACGTGATTGATGTAACCCCCGATTTTGAAGACGAACAATACCGCGTGCGCTCCATAGACTTCGACCAGCAATCGTACGAAGGTCGCCGCTCGAAATATTTACCCCAATTTTTTAAAGACAATAACAAAGTGGTAGAACTGGTATTGCAACTCCTCAATCGCCAAACCGTGCAGCAATACCAAAGCGAAGAACGCACCTTGCTGTACCAACGCTTAAAATTAGCCCGTTACCGCCTGAAAGATTTAATTGATGCTATGCGTGCCGATACGCTTTCTACGCCTGAAAAAATAGAGCAACTCAAACAAGAACTGGCGCAGTACCACCAATCCGACGATTTTTTAAAATGCCAGAACATGGGCGACTTAGTCAGGCTCAACATTAAAACCATTCTTACCCGCGAACCCCGCATTGTGGTGAATAAAACCAAACGGAAAACCAGTTAATAACATCAATATTATAAACAGTGGAGCTACCAGTTCGTAATTCCTGATAAACTCAGGTAGAATTATTGCGGTATGTAATATTTAAAATAAAAACGGCAGGTAAGCAACATGAATTGGACCGACTTAAAAGAGAAAATTTACTATCAGGATGGCTCTTATCGTGACATTTATGTTTTGCAAACAAATGTTGCTGACTGGGAAATTTGGATTGACTACGTAAACAAAAATTACCGCCTCGACTGGTTCAATAGGAAAACTGACAAAAGTGAAAATCAAATCGACTTTGGTGTAATTAAAGAATTTTGGAGTGCCAATCATGACCTTTATTCTATTGCGAAAGTATTTATTGACAAAATACAAATCAATGCACATTTCTTTGACAGTACAGAAATGGAGAGTGATATTGATCCCAGCGAATTCAATTCAATAAAAGATCACGATAAATTAATTAAGTATATATCGGACGTATCAAAACTACTTGATAAGGAATTAATATTGACACCAGAAAACGAACCCAAAACAATTCTTTTCAAGGTCAATAAAGACGATATACTCTTCCCGGTAAGTCTATGAAAGAAACCAGAAAACATAATACTGGGTACCGACTATTATTCGGTGCCGCCGCTTTTACTGGGGCAGGTGGCTTCTTGTTCGATTATAATAAAACGCATTTATTTAATCCCCGCTGGACGCCGCACGCCAAGTTTCACGATGCCATGACTATTTTGCTAGGTTCCATGCTGGGAGGCGCCGGCTTATATTTGCTACAAAAGAAAAGCGGCGATCAAAAAACACAGCTAAAATGGGGCACCATGTTGCCCGCCTTTTTCTGGACGGCCCAAGCTGGCAGTTTTGCTTTTCCAGGCGCTAAAGGTTTAGAATCTGAATTTTCCGACAAAGTACCGCAGCTCGGCCCATTGCGGTTAAACGAAGCGCCAATGAGTATTTTTATGCTGTCTGTTCTGGCTTTAGGCTACACATTAGCTAAGAAAAAAGCAAAATTTTAGAATTACGCAACTTCATCGGTAGCGCTCTCAACCAGCTATTTTTATACAGAAACTGTTCCGGATTTCGCTTTGGTGGCTGGTGCTTTTTTACTTCAGCTACCTAAACCAATTTTTAAATTTTTTAAATTCTGAAGTACTCGTTTTCGCCCAAAACAAGCGTGTTCAGGCAATCCAAAGATCAAGGTTTCATTCTGCATTGTTTTGCAATCGGGTTTATCTTACCCGAATAAAGCGCCGGCCGCTACTTGCTTAAAAACCATCTTGTATTATTTCCGTTATTTTACTATATTCTGTCGTTACTTCAACTTCATGCATTTTCCGGATTTATCATGACTTAGCCCGAATTACTTGGTGGCCGCCGCTACTACACTTTTTAAGCTAATACCTGCCGGAAAACAGCATCGTAAGTTTGTCCGGCTAACTTTACGGGTAAGTATTAATCCGGCTTATTCCCGTTTTCCCCGGATAAATAACTATTTTCTTAGTTTTTAGCTTTCTTCTTACCGCAGGCAATGGTTAATTTTGATCTTTTGGTTTACTTCCAGGCAAGAATTTACTTCTAAAAACATTCTCTATGACTTCAACTTTACCCCGACAGCGTACCCCTTTTCGGCTTTTCTTTTTTTTACCGGCAAGTTGGCGCTTGTTCTTGTTTTTATTTTTTTTTAAAATTTTTGCTTTTTCGGTAGTTGCCCAACCTGCTCTGGTAAAAAAATGGGATAAAACTTTAGGCGGCACCGCCGACGATTACCTTAGCGTTACGGTACCTACCCCCGATGGTGGCTATTTACTGGGCGGCACTTCGTATTCTACGAAAAGCGGCGACAAAACCCACGAAAACTACGGCGAAGCCGATTGCCACCATAACACTTGTTACTTTACTTCCGAAGATTACTGGGTAATAAAAATTGATGCCGACGGGCAAAAAGTATGGGATAAAACCTACGGCGGCCGGGGCAGCGATCAGTTAAAAGCCATGGTAGCCTTACCAGAAGGCGGTTACCTGTTGGGCGGCATATCGTACTCCAACACCAGCGGCGACAAAAGCGCCAACAGCAAAGGATACAGTGATTACTGGGTAATTAAAATAGATTTATACGGTAATAAAATCTGGGACCGCACCTATGGCGGCTCCAGCGCCGACGATTTAGTTAGTATTTTACCTACGCCGGATGGCGGCTTTCTGCTGGGTGGCACTTCTTTTTCGGGCATAGAAGGCGATAAAACTGACATGAACCGCGGCGAAAACACCTCGGACTACTGGCTTGTAAAAATAGATAGGAACGGCACCAAGCAATGGGACCAAACCTACGGTGGCAGCAACACCGATTATCTTACTTTTTTAGCAGCTACGCCGGATGATCAAATTTTGGTAGGTGGCTCTTCTAACTCGCGGGTGAGTGCCGACAAAACCGCGCCCAATAAACAAACTGCCCTGGCCAAAGCCGAAAATACCTACAATGGCTGGATTTTAAAAATAGACCAACGCGGCCATAAACAGTGGGATAAAACCTACGGTTTCTCTAACCGCGATAATCACCTGGCGGCCATTTATTACCAACCGGAAACCAAAAAATTTATTATCGGCGGCTCGGCGGCTGGTTTATCGCTTACCGATTACGACTACGATTACCTGGTAGCCGAAATTGATGCCACCGGCAACGAAACCTGGCTTACTACTTACGGCGGAGAAAGTAACGATTTTTTGAGTACCATTGCTCCGGCGCCTAATGGCAATTTTATCATTGGCGGCACTTCCACCTCTAAAATTAGTAAGAACAAAACCGAAAAAAGCCGGGGCTACGAAGATTTCTGGCTCGTGCGCTTAGCGAATACCCAAAAAGTATGGGACAAAACCGTAGGCAGCCATAGTTCCGATAACTTGCGCTCGGTGCTTTTTACAGCCGATGGCGGCTATTTACTGAGCGGAACTTCCATTTCGGGCCGGGGGCCGGATAAAAGCGAAAGTAGCCGGGGTGGCCGGGATTTTTGGGTTGCTAAATGGCAAGATGCGGCTCCGCCTGCTCAAGAAATTGCCACCTTCCGGTACGGCAACTCTAAAAACGATAATTTCACCCAAATAATTAAGACCGGCGACAACGGATACCTGCTCGGTGGCTATTCCGAACCGGCTAACTCCAATGAGCCAACAATTCCGGGTCGCGGCGGCCTGGACTACTGGGTAGTAAAAACCGATGCCTCGGGTAAAGAAGAATGGCGTAAGCGCTTTGGCGGCCCTGAAAATGATTACCTCAACAGCATCATGCAAACCCCGGATGGGGGTTATTTGCTGGGTGGCAGTTCCGAATCGGGGGTCGGCGGCGATAAATCGGGCGTTAGCCGGGGGGACCGGGATTTTTGGGTAATAAAAATTAGTCGAAACGGTACTAAAGAATGGGACCGTACCTTTGGCGGCAGCGGCTTCGAAGATTTGCGGCAGATCCGGCAATTTGCGTCGGGCAACTATGTATTGGGTGGCTATAGCATTTCGTCGGCCGGCGACGATAAAAGCGAAGACAGCCGAGGCGGTTACGACTATTGGGTTGTAATCCTGAATCCGCGGGGCAATAAAATTGCGGACTACAGTTTCGGCGGAAATGCTCACGATTACCTGCAGGATGTACTGGTAAACCCCGACGGCAGTTTACTCCTGGGAGGCACGTCGGTGAGCGGATTAAGCGGCGATAAAAGCCAACTGAGCCAGGGCGGCGCCGATTACTGGATTGTTAAAGTAAGT
The sequence above is a segment of the Adhaeribacter swui genome. Coding sequences within it:
- a CDS encoding DUF6640 family protein, giving the protein MKETRKHNTGYRLLFGAAAFTGAGGFLFDYNKTHLFNPRWTPHAKFHDAMTILLGSMLGGAGLYLLQKKSGDQKTQLKWGTMLPAFFWTAQAGSFAFPGAKGLESEFSDKVPQLGPLRLNEAPMSIFMLSVLALGYTLAKKKAKF
- a CDS encoding T9SS type A sorting domain-containing protein produces the protein MTSTLPRQRTPFRLFFFLPASWRLFLFLFFFKIFAFSVVAQPALVKKWDKTLGGTADDYLSVTVPTPDGGYLLGGTSYSTKSGDKTHENYGEADCHHNTCYFTSEDYWVIKIDADGQKVWDKTYGGRGSDQLKAMVALPEGGYLLGGISYSNTSGDKSANSKGYSDYWVIKIDLYGNKIWDRTYGGSSADDLVSILPTPDGGFLLGGTSFSGIEGDKTDMNRGENTSDYWLVKIDRNGTKQWDQTYGGSNTDYLTFLAATPDDQILVGGSSNSRVSADKTAPNKQTALAKAENTYNGWILKIDQRGHKQWDKTYGFSNRDNHLAAIYYQPETKKFIIGGSAAGLSLTDYDYDYLVAEIDATGNETWLTTYGGESNDFLSTIAPAPNGNFIIGGTSTSKISKNKTEKSRGYEDFWLVRLANTQKVWDKTVGSHSSDNLRSVLFTADGGYLLSGTSISGRGPDKSESSRGGRDFWVAKWQDAAPPAQEIATFRYGNSKNDNFTQIIKTGDNGYLLGGYSEPANSNEPTIPGRGGLDYWVVKTDASGKEEWRKRFGGPENDYLNSIMQTPDGGYLLGGSSESGVGGDKSGVSRGDRDFWVIKISRNGTKEWDRTFGGSGFEDLRQIRQFASGNYVLGGYSISSAGDDKSEDSRGGYDYWVVILNPRGNKIADYSFGGNAHDYLQDVLVNPDGSLLLGGTSVSGLSGDKSQLSQGGADYWIVKVSPDGQRLWDKCYGSSEQDHLSALAAMGDTYILAGYSNSPVKGNKTQNSQGGNDFWVIKINNQGQQLWDKTYGGNGPDELRSIAVTTTGSLLLGGTSASETGGDKSENSQGSTDYWLIKTNSAGAKQWDKRFGGSGPDELRTIVQANDDSYLLAGRSNSEISGDQTQPSLGLTDYWLVKVPESVITSPRYFIKPNSATLSTNEVKLLQAFPNPFQDKVTIRFSLPITQTATLRVLDSQGNEVTSLYQAEAQANRPYQLEWQADKQEAGLYFLQLQTSTGQSTHKILLQK